The DNA region GTCGCATTGGGTTTGAGCCAGATGATCAAGCCCTTCAAATCATAAAGAAAATATCTAAATTGCCCATGATAAAAATTGAGGGTATCTTCACCCATTTTTCAAGAGCAGATGAGTCTGACCACAGCACGAGTCATATTCAACTGGATATATTCAAAGGCTTCATCGCTAAACTAAAAGAAGCAGGAATAGAATACTTTGATTTACATATGTCCAACAGTGCTGGATTAATAGAAGTTCATCAAGCGGAGTTTAACATGGTACGCGTTGGTATTGCCCTATATGGATTGTATCCATCCTATGAAGTGGACCATACATTATTTAAGCTCAAACCGGCTTTGACATTAAAGAGCAATATTATCCTTCTTAAAGAAATGGATGAAGGTATGCCCATATCTTATGGTGGTACTTATGTGACAGGTAGAAAAACCAAAGTCGCTACCATTCCAGTAGGTTATGGTGATGGTTACCCTAGAGCACTGTCATCAAAGGGGAGGGTTTTAATTCGAGGGTCTTATGCCCCGGTTATAGGACGTATTTGTATGGATCAGTTTATGGTGGATGTGACAGACATAGAAGGTGTAAAAGAAGGGGACGTTGTGGTCCTTATTGGTGATATGATGGGTCAGGGCATATCTGTAGAAGAAATCGCTTCACATATGGATACCATTAATTATGAAGTGGTTTGTCAGCTGGGAAAAAGAATCCCACGCGTATACTATAAGAATCAAAAACCGGTGCTGTCCATTGATTATTTTTAATGTAAAATTATAAAAAATAGGTTATAATAACGTGTTAGGAAACAGATATGAGTGAAGGCTTATGTCTGTTTTTAGTCTAGTGGTTGGTTAATGCTTAATTAAGCTATGAATAATATGAAGGATAAGAGACAAAAACATGAAAAAACGTAAGCATAAAATTATTGAAGAAATAAAAATAATAGAAAATGCCAGTCATGCCAGTGATATCGATGTTAGAAGGCACTTTTATGCAAAGTTGTTTGCCATTGCTTTGCCCATGGCACTTCAAAATCTGGTATCCTCCTCACTAAATCTAATTGATACATTTATGATCAGTTCACTTAGTACAGCATCTATTGCCGGTGTTACAGCGGCCAATAAACTTTTTTTTATACTCTTTCTCTTCTTATTTGGGATTAGTAGTGGTTCGTCTATATTGACCGCTCAGTATTGGGGTGTCAAAGATGTAAAAAATATCAGAAGAGTGCTTGGGATATGTCTAATGCTTGGTATAAGCGGTGCCTTCCTATTTACTTCAGCCGCCTTATTCGCACCTGAAATGGTAATGAGGATTTTTACGAACCAACCCGGAGCCATATCAGAGGGGGCAAGTTATTTAAGAATTATCGGTCTTAGCTATATACCGACTTCTATTACATTTGCCTATGTTTTTATACTAAGAAGTACGGGCAATGTTAAGTTGCCCATGAAGATCAGTATAATAGCGATTATGCTCAACACTTTTCTAAACTGGGTACTCATCTATGGTAATCTGGGAGCACCTGCCCTTGGCGTTTCAGGAGCAGCTATTGCAACTGTTATTGCGCGTGGGTTAGAATTTGCATTACTCATGGGCATCATCTATCGTAACAATGAAGTAGCAGCAGCACGTCTTCATGAACTTTTAGATATTAATAAGACTTTTTTTGCAAAGTATATAAAAACAGTTTTGCCGGTAATCTTTAATGAGTTAATATGGGCAGTTGGTGTTACCATGTACGACTTGGTCTATGGACGTATGGGTGAATCGGTTATGGCGGCTATGGGTATCACCAAAACCATAGAACAAATGACTTTTTTCTTTATCTATAGCTTAGGTAATGCTTCCGGCGTCATCTTAGGCAATCAAATGGGTACAGGGGATATGACGCAGGTCTTTTACTATGCTAAGAAGCTGGTAAAAATCATGGTCATCATTGGGCTGAGTATGAGCGTTATATTATTTATTGCATCAGGACCACTAGCAAGCTTTTTCCAAGTCGAACCCCTTGTAGCAACCTATATTCAAAATTGTATTCGTGTACTGGCCATTGTAACGGTGGTGAAGGGTCTGAATATGCTCATCATCGTAGGTATCTTAAGAAGCGGTGGCGATACCACTTTTGCCATGTATCTGGATGGTGGCGCAGTATGGCTGGTAGCTGTACCTTTGGTTTTCCTGGGCGGATTCGTCTGGAAACTGGAGATCCAATATGTCTATATGTTGGCCCTTACAGAAGAATTTATTAAAGTATCTATTGGTTTATACCGTGTATGGTCAAAAAAATGGATCAATAACCTTATTTTTGAGGAATAACGGGTAAAAGGTTAGAGTACAAAAAACGTTGGTGTCACCTTACTCTACACATGTGGAAGTAATTGTTTTACTACAAAACAAATTTACGTAGAAATCGTTGATTTTACAACGTTTGTTGAACTCTGGACTGCGGACCGAAAAGAAGGTAAACCAAGAAATAGACGCTTGATTGACCATGTTAAGGTTTCAGCAGGAGTGTACCTCGATGTTAAGGGTACAATAGAAAAATAGATAAAAGTGAATAATATAGATTGAATTTTAGGGATACTTAGAAATTAGGTATCCCTTTTCTACGTAAAAAATAAGGAGGAATTACAATGGCAGAGGTAATTACAGTAGCAAATCACAAAGGTGGCTGTGCAAAAACGGTCACGACATTGAATTTAGGATATGCATTAAAAGAACTAGGGTATAAGGTGGCTTTAGTGGATCTGGATTCACAAGCAAATCTTACAACATGTTTTGGCATTGATAATCCAAATAGCATTGAAACAAATATTGCTCATCTAATGATCGCTAAGATTGATGAAGAGCCCTTACCGGATAAAGAGCAGTACATTATTTCAAAAGATGGACTTGACCTTATCCCATCAAGTATTTATTTGTCTGTGGTAGACGCTAATCTAAGACTTGAGATGGGAAGTGAGCGGATATTAGACGAGATACTAGAACCATTACGAGAGGAATACGATTATATTATTGTGGACACACCACCTTCTCTTGGTTCATTAACCATTAACGCTTTAAGTGCTGCGGATAGCGTGATTATTACCGTTAACCCACAACTCTTAGCAATGATGGGGCTTCAAGATTTCTTAAAGACAACGAAAAAGATACAAAAACGTATCAATCAAAAGTTAAGTATCAAGGGTATCTTGTTGACGATGTGTGATTCAAGAACGAATTTATCCAAGATTTTGTCGGAGCAAGTGAAGGAAGCTTATAACGGTGTTATTAAAATCTATGATACTTACATACCGATGACAGTTAAGGTTGGTGAATCGGTTTATTATGGGCAAAGTATTTCAGAGTATTGTCCAGATTCAAAGGCAGGAATTGCCTACAGTAAATTTGCTAAGGAGCTGATTAGCCATGAAGAAAAATAGTCCAAGAAGAAATATTGCTGATGCCATTGATTTTCTAACAGATGATTCATATGAGCAACAAATAACAGATATAGAAATTAGTGAAGTAAGTGAGTTTTCAGACCATCCATTTCATTTGTATGAAGGGAAACGCCTTGAAGATATGGTTGAAAGTATCAAAAAGAATGGTGTGTTAAATCCAGTTATTGTTAGGAAGTTAGATGATGGAAAACTCGAAATGCTTTCAGGACATAACAGAATGAATGCTTCTAGAATTGCAGGATTAGAAAAAGTACCGGCAGTTATCAAAAGTGGTTTAACGGATGAAGAAGCCTATATTTATGTCATTGAGACAAACCTTATGCAACGCTCATTTAATGATCTTCATGATACCGAAAAAGGAGCTGTATTAAAACTCCGACATGAAAAAATAAGTAGTCAAGGAAGACGTTCAGATATTCTTAGAGAACTCAATGCTATTGAAAATGGAGATGAATTTGACGAAGAATCACAAGTGATTGACAGTCGTGGAAGGTTAGCGAAAGAATACAATCTCGATAATAGAAAGGTTGCAAGATTAATCCGACTAACTTATTTAATCGAGGATTGGAAGCTGTTCGTAGACAACACTAAGAAGGCGTTCCTAATAGGTGTAAATATATCATATTTAGCACCTGAAATGCAGACATATTTATACCAAGAATGTGACGAAATGGGGATTAAGTTAAACCTAAAGAATGCTGAAGCATTGAAGAAAATGAATGCTGACAAACCACTAGATGAAACAGCAATCAGCAAGTTTCTTCTGAGTAATGAGAAGGAAAAAATTAAGCCGAAAGAATATCAAAGTATAAAAGTACGAGCCAAGGTTTTTGATAAATATCTTAAGGACATTGGAAGTCCATCAGATGTGGATGTTATCATTGAAGCCGCACTTAAAGAATACTTTGATAAAAGAGGGTAGGTGATATGGGAGGAAGAACTTTTTCGAGATATACAGCAACAGATATTGCTAGAGGAAGGTTTTATCAGATGCCTAAATTCTTGTTTGATGGAGAGCTTAAAAAAGGTCTCTCAAATGATGCAAAAGTCTTATATTCTTTGTTGAAAGATAGGCATGAATTAAGTCTACAGAACAACTGGGTGAATGAGAATAACGAAGTATATTTAGTTTATACCAGGGGCAACATGCAAGAGATGTTAGGGCTTTCGGATAAAACAGTTAAGAAAGCAGTAGATCAATTAAAAAAATATGGGCTAATGGAGGAAGAACGATTAGGGTTTAATAGACCAAATCGTATCTATTTAACGGCTGTAACCCTTGAAAATAGAGGAGTCGGAGATTCTCCGATTCCGGACACGGAAGATTTACGATTCAGGAGTCGGAGAAATTCCGATTCTGGACACGGAGATTCTACGATTCATGATACGGAGAAATTCCGACCTAATGATACTAATACTAATCATACTGATTATAGAGATACTAATCCTATCAATCCATCTAAAAAAAAGAATGATGGATATGATGTGATTGAATTACAAAAAGGCTATGAAAAAATCATCAAAGAAAACATAGGGTATGAATATCTGTACCAGAATAAAATAGGTTGGAGAGAAGATGTTGAAAGTATTGTTGGAATCATGGTGGATGTTTGCACGATGCCAGAAGATAGTTCAGTTAAAGTCAATGGAACACCAATGAGTGTTGGAATTGTTAAATCCCAGTTCTTAAAAATTGACTCATCACATATTGAATATATCATGGGTTCACTGAATGATAATCCATCAGACGTCAGGAATATACGAGCATACTTGATAACAACAATCTATAATGCACCAAATACAATATCACAGTATTACAGGTCAAGAGTAAACCATGATCTATATGGTGGACGGTGATGAAAGGAGTAGCTATTGCAAGAACAAGTTAACGAAAAGACCATAGCACTCCAAGTGAGTGCCGCAAAGTTTACAGCAAGAGAATTAAAACACCTGATGGCTGTATACCTTAGACATCGAAAAGATAAAAAGCAAAGAAAACCGCTTAAGATTAAAGAGACAAAGAAAAACGGCAAGGTGACTCTTGAAGATTTGAGCAAGAAACATGACGGACTGAAATCTATAGAAATTTCTGAGAAGAACATTAAAGACTTCGAGAAGACCGCCAAGAAATATAATCTTGAATATGCTTTGAAAAAGGATATTAAAACAGATCCACCAACATACTTTGTTTTCTTCAAAGGAAGAGACCTGGATGTTATTGATTTTGCTTTTCGTGAATACCTGAAAGAAAGTATGGAGAAAGCCAATGAGAATAAACCATCTATCAGAAAAGCACTTAAGAAAATGCTTGATAAAGCCAAAGCAATGAACAAGACCAGAGACAAATTAAAAGACAAGGAGCCAAGTTTATGACAGAAAATTTTAAGAAGTATGCATTCCGGTTCCTGCCTTACTTCATCATCGCTTATGTATTTAATCAGTTATCAGAATTATACAGAGGGATTGATGAAGCAAAGCCAATAGTAAGGTTGATTAAGGTGTCAGAGCAAGCAGGTCTGTTGTTTGATACGCCATGGATTAGCTTTAACATTCAAGATGTTTTAGTTGGCATCATTGGAGGTGCAACAACCTTTGCGGTAGTTTATATAAAAGGTAAGAATGCCAAGAAGTACCGGCATGGTGTTGAGTATGGTTCGGCTAGATGGGGTAATGCAAATGACATTAAACCTTATATGGATACAGAGTTTGAAAAGAATATCATACTTACTAAGTCAGAACGATTGATGATGAATAGTAGACCGAAGAATCCCAAGCATGCCAGAAACAAGAATGTTCTTGTTGTAGGTGGTTCCGGTTCAGGTAAAACAAGATTCTTTGTTAAACCGAACCTGATGCAGATGCATTCAAGCTATGTAGTCACAGATCCCAAAGGGACCGTGCTTGTAGAATGTGGTAAGTTATTGGAACGAGGTAGACCTAAAGGAATAAAAAATGGGGCTGTTGAGTATGAGCCGTATCACATCAAAGTTCTGAACACGATTAATTTTAGGAAGTCCATGCATTACAATCCATTTGCATATATTCGTTCAGAAAAGGATATTTTGAAGCTTGTAAGTGCAATTATTGCCAATACAAAAGGTGAAGGTGAAAAAGCCGGTGAAGATTTTTGGGTAAAAGCCGAAAGGCTCTATTACACAGCTCTCATCGGCTATATTTATTATAAGGCACCTAAAAATGAGCAGAACTTTACAACCTTACTTGAAATGATAAATGCAAGTGAAGCTAGAGAAGATGATGAAGATTTTAAGAATCCAGTTGATTTGCTTTTTGAGGCTTTAGAGAGAGAAGATCCTGGACATTTTGCTGTTAGACAGTACCAAAAATATAAACTGGCTGCAGGAAAAACAGCTAAATCAATATTGATTAGTTGTGGTGCTAGATTAGCACCTTTTGATATAAAGGAGCTACGAGAACTCATGGAGTATGATGAGTTGGAGCTTGATACTTTGGGTGACAAGTTGACAGCACTATTTGTTATTATTTCTGATACAGATGACACTTTTAACTTTGTTGTAGCAATGATGTATACCCAACTATTTAACCTTCTGACTGATAAAGCAGATGATGTTTATGGAGGTCGATTGCCAATCCATGTTAGATTTCTGCTTGATGAGTTTGCCAATATCGGTCAGATACCGAAGTTTGAAAAACTTATAGCAACAATCAGATCTAGAGAGATGTCTGCCAGTATTATTCTTCAGACGCAAAGTCAGTTAAAAGCAATCTATCGTGACCATGCAGACACCATAATCGGTAACTGCGATACATCGTTGTTCTTAGGTGGTAAAGAGAAATCAACCCTAAAGGACTTATCAGAAAGTTTAGGTAAAGAAACCATTGATCTATACAACAATTCAGAGAATCGAGGACGTGAAAGAAGCTATGGTATTAATTATCAAAAAGTAGGAAAAGAGTTAATGACCATGGATGAGCTTTCAGTTATGGATTCAGGAAAGTGTATTCTCCAGTTAAGAGGTGTTAGACCTTTTCTTTCAGATAAATTTGATATAACGAAACACAAGTATTATAAGTTACTTGGTGATAGTGATAAGCGAAATAATTACGATATCGATAAGAGCTTATCAACGAAACTACGGTTCAAGAAGAACCAACCAATAGAATTAGTAGAACTAAATATTCAAGGTAGCTAAAAGCACTCATGAAATCATTCACGGGTGTTTTTTCTATATACAACCAAACATTCCAAGGAGGAAGAGAGAAATGACATTTTTTCAATCAGCAATCGGTACATTACAAACATTGGTAACAGCAATCGGAGCAGGGCTTGCAGTATGGGGTGTTATCAATCTACTAGAGGGTTATGGTAATGACAATCCGGGTGCAAAATCACAGGGGATCAAACAACTTATGGCAGGTGGAGGAATTGCGTTGATTGGCACTCAACTAATTCCATTACTTGCAAACCTATTTTAAGAAGGAGGCACAATGAACTCAATTTTCGATAAGATAGAGGAATTCTTTACCACTCTGCTTATTGGAATGATCGAACAGAACCTAACCGGATTATTAACGGATGTTAATAGCAAGGTTGGGAGTATTGCCGGTGAGGTGGGAACAACGCCACAATCGTGGAACAGCAGTATCTTTACGATGATAGAAAATCTGTCGGATACTGTTGTCGTTCCAATCGCTGGAATGGTAATGACAGCGATACTATGTTACGAACTCATATCAATGGTCTTGGAAAAAAACAACATGCATGAAATTGATACATGGATGTTTTATAAATGGATTATGAAAGCAGTTATTGCTGTTTATTTCGTTACCAACACTTTTGACATTGTGATGGCAATATTTGATATAGCTCAACATATGGTGGATGCATCAGCCAGCTCAATCAATACGACTGCGAGTGTTGATATTGATTCATCGGTTTCAGCAATGATTGATGGACTAAGTGGAAAATCAGTTGCAGAGTTGGCAGGTATAGCATTGGAAACAGGTGTGGTTAGATTAACCATGTCTGCCATATCAATAGTGATAACCGTAATCTTATATGGGCGTATGATTGAGATTTATCTTGCCTGTTCAGTTGCAGCAATACCATTATCAACAATGGCAAATAAAGAGTGGAGTCAAGTGGGGACTAATTATATTCGTAGTTTAGCGGCTCTTGGTCTTCAGGGATTCTTTATTATGGTTGCAGTCGGCATATACGCTGTCTTGGTCAATTCAATAACAGTAACAGACAACATACATTTAAGTGTGCTTTCAATAATGACCTATACAGTCATTTTATGCTTTGCCCTTGTGAAAACAAGTAGCTTGGCAAAGTCAGTAATGAATGCACATTAGGCTATCAAGGAGGAATAATTATGGCGTACGTATCAGTGCCAAAGGATCTTAGCAAAGTTAAGACTAAAGTGGCACTTAACCTTACATTGAGACAAATAATAAGCTTTTCCATTGGAGCAGTAGTAGGATTTCCGGTGTATTGGTATTCAAGAACAACAGTCGGAAATGATATTGCTGTCTATCTAATGATAGGTTGTGTCCTACCATTTTTCATGGCAGCTATTTTTGAAAAAGATGGCATCGTTTTTGAAAAGTATCTGGGTTACATCATTAAACAAAGATTTCTGAACCCTAAGATTAGACCATATAAAACAGAGAATTTCTATGAGTTTCTCGATAATCTAGGAAGGGAGGAAGTTAAATATGTTCAAAAAGAAAGAAAAGGTACAGGCAAAACCAGTGCAAAAAAAGCAAAAACCAAAAGGCAACAACAAAAAGTTGTCAAAGAAGCCGACTTCGCAGCAGAAGCAGTCTAAGAATCAACCTAAAAAGCAACAAAAGAAGAAGGCTAAGAAAAGAAAAGTAGCAGATACAGCACAAGCAACACTTAAATACAAAGCAATATTTCCTGATGGGATTTGTCAGCTGAGTAATCGAAAGTTCTCTAAGACGATTAAGTTCTATGATATAAATTACTTGCTGGCACAGAATGAAGATAAATCTCAAATCTTTGATGGTTATTGCGACTTCCTGAATTACTTTGATTCATCCATATCCATTCAGCTTTCCTTTGTCAATATGAGAGCAAGTGCCAATGTGTTTCTGGAAACCATTAAAATTGACCATCAAGAAGATGACTTCAATGATATTCGTAAAGAATATTCAGAGATGCTTCAGAGCCAATTAGCCAAAGGAAATAATGGTTTAATTAAGACGAAGTTTATCACTTATAGTATTGATGCTGATAACTACAAAAAAGCCAAACAAAGGCTTGAGCGTATAGAGGTAGATATACTGAATAACTTTAAAGTCATGGGTGTTAAAGCCTTTTCGCTAAATGGAAAGGAACGAATTGAGCTGCTGCATAGTATGTGCCATCAAGATACTGGAAAGCAAGCAGATTTTCATTGGGATATCGTTAAGAAAGGTGGCATGAGTACCAAGGACTATATTGCACCATCGTCGTTTAATTTCTCAAACCCTAAACAAGTAAAAGTTGGTCAAACAATTGGTGCAGTTAGTTATCTGCAGATTTTAGCACCTGAATTATCAGACAGAATGCTAGCAGATTTTCTGGATTTAAACAGTAGTATTATCATTAACTTTCATATCAAGTCTATCGATCAAACCCAAGCAATAAAGATGATTAAACGGAAGATTACTGACCTAGATAAAATGAAGATTGAAGAACAAAAGAAAGCAGTTCGTGCCGGTTATGATATGGATATTATTCCATCTGATTTAAAGACCTTTAATCAAGAAGCTAAGAACCTTTTGGAGGAGTTACAGTCCAGAAATGAAAGACTATTCTTGGTTACTGTTGCCATCTACAATACGGCAGCTAATAAACAAAATCTTGAGAATATCATTTTCCAAGTAAGTGGTGTGGCTCAAAAATATAACTGTGCTATTAAGAGATTGGATTATCAACAAGAGAATGGATTCCTTACCAGTTTGCCATTAGGAGAGAACTTCCTAGAGATTAATAGAGCCTTAACAACGTCTTCTACAGCCATCTTTATACCATTTACTACACAAGAGCTGTTTACCGAAGGACAAAGTCTGTATTATGGCTTAAATGCCCTTTCCAATAACATGATTATGGTGGATAGGAAGAAGTTAAAGAATCCTAATGGTCTGATTCTTGGTACACCAGGTTCCGGTAAATCATTTAGTGCAAAAAGAGAAATTACCAATGCTTTTCTGATTACAGAAGACGACATTGTTATTTCAGATCCAGAAGCTGAGTATTATCCTTTGGTTCAAAAACTAGGGGGACAGGTTATCAAGTTATCACCAAACAGTGGTGATCATATTAATCCTTTGGATATTAACCTTAACTCAGGTGAATATGATCCAATACGAGATAAGTCAGACTTTATCATTTCTCTTTGTGAGCAAGTTGTTGGTGGGCGGTATGGACTTGATGGCGAGGAAGTATCAATCATTGATAGGTGTGTTCGGGTAATGTATGAGCGTTTCATGGAGAATCCTTTACCAGAGAATATGCCTATTTTAGAGGATTTCTATAATGTGTTAGTAGAACAAAATAATGAAAAAGCCATGGGGATTGCTATTAGGCTAGAGATTTATGTTCAAGGTTCAATGAATGTATTTAATCATCATACCAATGTTGATATGAACAATAGAATCATCTGTTTTGATATCAAGGAATTAGGCTCTACATTGAAGATGTTAGGGATGTTGATTGTCCAAGAAACGGTATGGAATAAGGTTGCTAGAAACAGAGAAAGTGGTATTTCCACGAGATATTATATTGATGAGTTTCACTTGCTTTTAAAAGATGATGCTACATCAAAATACTCTGTTGAGATATGGAAACGATTTAGAAAATGGGGAGGTATCCCCACAGGTATTACCCAAAATGTACAAGACTTCTTGGCAAGTCGTGAAGTTAGTAACATAGTTGGTAATTCGGATTTTATTTACATGCTTAACCAAAATGCTGAAGATCGGCAAGTCCTAGCTAAGCAATTAAGTATATCTAATCACCAGTTGTCCTATGTTACGAACTCTAATGAAGGTGAAGGTTTGCTATTCTTTGGGAATGTAATTATACCCTTCTTAGATAAGTTCCCAAAAGACACAATGCTATATCGAATCATGACAACGAAACCGGAGGAGATGGTTAATTGAGTTCAGAAAAAAAGGAAATCAGAACTTCTGGACAAGTTGACCGGAAGTATGACGAGTTGCGTAAATCATATCAGAAGAAACAGATGCATGGCGATGGATATGATTATTACTTTACGGATTCCGATAATGACGGTCTTGCTGATGTTCATGATATTGATGATCTAAATCCCGATATTCAGGATGTCTCACAAATAAAGCCTTTGAAGTTCGAAGATCAACAAGTGAGAAAATCAACAACCAAGAATAAGCATATTCCTAATTCATCTAAGAAGAAATCTGTTAAACAACAAAAGCAAAAACAGAATACTCTTAAGGATGAAAAAGTCAGCAGAGAAGAGAATGAGCAATACTATTCAAATGAAGAGCGTGTTATTCATGGACTTGACCCTGTTACTTCTACAGATGAGAAGGTTTCTCCTAATCAGTTGAATAGGAGAAGACCGGAAGGTGAAAAAGTACACTCCAATAAGCAACAAAGAAATGGGCTAAAGGGAGATAAGTTAAGTCCTAGAAATCAACAAGCAACTAGCTTGAAGGACAAGAAGGTCAGTCAAGAGAAGCATGAACAGGCTGTTTCAAAAGATGAGAAGTACAAATCTAATGGGCAAAAGAAGAATGCACTTAAGAATGAAAAACCTAGTCAAGACAAGGGAAAGCAAGCATCATCTAAGAACAGCAAAGAGAATCAAGGTAAGCAGACTAAGCCTAGTCCAAAGGACAATAAAAGTGGTAAGGATAAAGGAGAGAAAGGGACTTCAAAAAAGAAGCAACGTCTTAAGTTTCATGAAGGGAAAGAAAAAGGGAAACTTGAAACAAAGAAAAAAGCTTCAGTTATTTCTCTTGCTTCTTCCGGGCAAGAGGTATTAAGACGTCACAATCAATATGAGCGGTTTGAGGATGCAGATGAAAACTCTGCTGTTCAAGCTACTGGATTCGGACGTGAAGTTGCTACTGACACTATTAGAGGAACATCAAGAAGACTTCAACATGGACCCATTAACAAAAATGTGAAGATAACTGCCACTCGCTCCAAGACTCAAAAAGCAAGAACCACAAGAGCAAGGAACAATTTTAATTTTGAAAAGTCTTTAAAGAACAACAAGACTTTTCAAAAATCTAAAGGCTTAAATAAATATTACCAAAAGCAGCAATTGAAGCGATCTTATAATAAGAAAGTCTATGGCAGCGTGCACAAGAGAGCAGAAAAAGTGCTTAAAGGAGTTGCTAAG from Petrocella atlantisensis includes:
- a CDS encoding M23 family metallopeptidase; translation: MSSEKKEIRTSGQVDRKYDELRKSYQKKQMHGDGYDYYFTDSDNDGLADVHDIDDLNPDIQDVSQIKPLKFEDQQVRKSTTKNKHIPNSSKKKSVKQQKQKQNTLKDEKVSREENEQYYSNEERVIHGLDPVTSTDEKVSPNQLNRRRPEGEKVHSNKQQRNGLKGDKLSPRNQQATSLKDKKVSQEKHEQAVSKDEKYKSNGQKKNALKNEKPSQDKGKQASSKNSKENQGKQTKPSPKDNKSGKDKGEKGTSKKKQRLKFHEGKEKGKLETKKKASVISLASSGQEVLRRHNQYERFEDADENSAVQATGFGREVATDTIRGTSRRLQHGPINKNVKITATRSKTQKARTTRARNNFNFEKSLKNNKTFQKSKGLNKYYQKQQLKRSYNKKVYGSVHKRAEKVLKGVAKKLKQIATLALKKIGLPVIGIVLVVLVLISILSGIMGAFSNGVSVVMATSYQSDEYQIHDTENIYNHLEADLEYAIANVETDHSGYDEYRYNIGAIGHDPQVLMAYLTAVYGEFTASSVSNELSRIFDEQYIYTLTATTEVRTRTRYASYTDPETGVQSYVSYQEEYDWHILNVSLIANDLESVLTAVLTPEELEMYEAIKETKGNFTILPSPIRGEWRNSVSSMYGYRLDPFEGYVEFHTGIDIAKPLRTELVAVTYGTVTDVGYQSGYGNYIEITHENGQSAFYAHCSVVSVSIGNEVKLGQKIGEMGSTGNSTGSHLHLEIKDAAGNRLNPYFYLSDEIAEDPS
- a CDS encoding VirB4-like conjugal transfer ATPase, CD1110 family; this encodes MFKKKEKVQAKPVQKKQKPKGNNKKLSKKPTSQQKQSKNQPKKQQKKKAKKRKVADTAQATLKYKAIFPDGICQLSNRKFSKTIKFYDINYLLAQNEDKSQIFDGYCDFLNYFDSSISIQLSFVNMRASANVFLETIKIDHQEDDFNDIRKEYSEMLQSQLAKGNNGLIKTKFITYSIDADNYKKAKQRLERIEVDILNNFKVMGVKAFSLNGKERIELLHSMCHQDTGKQADFHWDIVKKGGMSTKDYIAPSSFNFSNPKQVKVGQTIGAVSYLQILAPELSDRMLADFLDLNSSIIINFHIKSIDQTQAIKMIKRKITDLDKMKIEEQKKAVRAGYDMDIIPSDLKTFNQEAKNLLEELQSRNERLFLVTVAIYNTAANKQNLENIIFQVSGVAQKYNCAIKRLDYQQENGFLTSLPLGENFLEINRALTTSSTAIFIPFTTQELFTEGQSLYYGLNALSNNMIMVDRKKLKNPNGLILGTPGSGKSFSAKREITNAFLITEDDIVISDPEAEYYPLVQKLGGQVIKLSPNSGDHINPLDINLNSGEYDPIRDKSDFIISLCEQVVGGRYGLDGEEVSIIDRCVRVMYERFMENPLPENMPILEDFYNVLVEQNNEKAMGIAIRLEIYVQGSMNVFNHHTNVDMNNRIICFDIKELGSTLKMLGMLIVQETVWNKVARNRESGISTRYYIDEFHLLLKDDATSKYSVEIWKRFRKWGGIPTGITQNVQDFLASREVSNIVGNSDFIYMLNQNAEDRQVLAKQLSISNHQLSYVTNSNEGEGLLFFGNVIIPFLDKFPKDTMLYRIMTTKPEEMVN